One Paramisgurnus dabryanus chromosome 8, PD_genome_1.1, whole genome shotgun sequence DNA window includes the following coding sequences:
- the LOC141282505 gene encoding uncharacterized protein has protein sequence MNNSGESLVEEATARKMEVLNTKTKTRIGFWNVRTMYQTGKMAQVTAEMRRYNLHILGISESRWTGSGRVVTSTTETVLYSGREDNNHEEGVAIILRKGVEKNLIEWKPLNSRLMRGRIKGKHVNLTIIQCYSPTNDSDDEVKDLFYEQLEAEIKATPRHDMMIIMGDLNAKVGNDNSNCERAIGKHGCGTMNENGERLIELCVTNNLVVGSTLFPHRDIHKLTWYSPNNRDKNQIDHLLINGMWRRSLLDVRVKRGADVGSDHQLVTAMVRLKLRKAQNKTHVQRKFDTQKLNDPRLKHRFVTQVRNRIQALQDLNTEINPANINEAFNNIKTAYQQSAEEYLGYREKKRSKEWIKPNTWKVIDERRKLKNQTLSSQSERLQEKYKQKYKETNKTVKRMVRADRRAFVEELARGAEIAAARGEQSMLHRISKQICGKYHSTVSPPIRNKEGKLLTTEAEQDARWAEHFKEVLNRKSPEENADIPEGEIDLDISIELPTKEEIVAAIKKLKNNKAPGLDNLNAELFKTDPETAAEILEPLFRTIWRKACVPEEWTKGVIIKIPKKGNLSDCNNWRGITLLSIPSKILAKVIISRLSSAVDSTLRKEQAGFRKGRSCTEQIFALRNIIEQSAELQRQLYVNFIDFEKAFDSVHRDSLWHILRAYGIPKHLVKLIKSFYKNYSCCVGGSDIWFEVTTGVRQGCVMSALLFNLVIDWVMRRSTETGHTGIRWTLFSTLEDLDFADDLALISHTHQHMQDKTNKLNQYSSQVGLKINQKKSEVMTINTTTQAPIKINNDEITFTESFVYLGSIITPDGGSKKDIQNRLNKARSAFISMSNIWRSSQYSVKTKLKLYNSCIIPVLLYGAECWRMTQQDLTKLSTFHTKSLRKILKIFWPNKISNEDLLSRCNQENMPTIIMKRRWQWIGHVLRKEDGSIIKTALHWTPDGRRKRGRPKVTWRRMVEQELKDHHHTWGTIGTLAQDRQKWKDFVAALCAFGVKGSK, from the coding sequence ATGAATAACAGTGGTGAAAGCCTTGTTGAGGAAGCCACTGCCAGGAAGATGGAGGTCTTGAACACCAAAACTAAGACAAGGATAGGTTTTTGGAATGTTCGTACAATGTATCAAACAGGTAAAATGGCGCAAGTAACAGCAGAAATGCGGCGTTACAATCTTCATATTTTAGGCATAAGCGAGAGTAGGTGGACTGGATCAGGAAGAGTGGTGACATCAACGACAGAGACAGTCCTATACTCAGGAAGAGAAGACAATAATCACGAAGAAGGTGTTGccatcattttgagaaaaggaGTAGAAAAGAATCTGATAGAATGGAAACCTCTTAACAGCAGACTTATGAGAGGTAGAATAAAAGGAAAACACGTGAATTTAACTATCATCCAATGCTACAGTCCAACTAATGACAGTGATGATGAAGTAAAAGACCTCTTTTATGAACAGTTAGAGGCAGAAATTAAGGCAACACCAAGGCACGATATGATGATCATCATGGGTGACCTGAATGCAAAGGTTGGGAACGACAACTCTAACTGCGAGCGTGCAATAGGAAAACATGGATGTGGGACGATGAATGAGAACGGAGAAAGGCTAATAGAGTTATGCGTCACCAATAACTTGGTTGTTGGCAGCACCTTGTTTCCACACCGTGACATCCACAAACTGACTTGGTACTCGCCCAACAACAGAGACAAGAATCAGATTGATCACCTGCTTATTAATGGAATGTGGAGAAGATCACTGCTGGATGTGAGAGTAAAGCGAGGGGCTGATGTTGGAAGTGATCATCAACTAGTAACAGCAATGGTTAGACTAAAGCTTCGGAAAGCCCAGAACAAGACACACGTACAACGGAAATTCGACACTCAGAAGCTGAATGACCCTCGCTTAAAACACCGTTTTGTTACACAAGTGAGGAACAGGATCCAAGCGCTACAGGATCTAAATACGGAAATAAATCCAGCTAACATCAATGAAGCCTTCAATAACATCAAGACTGCTTACCAACAGAGTGCAGAGGAATATTTGGGATACAGAGAGAAGAAGAGATCAAAAGAATGGATCAAGCCAAACACCTGGAAAGTAATAGATGAAAGACGCAAGCTGAAGAACCAAACACTCAGCTCTCAATCAGAAAGACTGCAGGAAAAATATAAGCAGAAATACAAGGAGACCAACAAAACAGTGAAGAGAATGGTACGTGCTGACCGCCGTGCTTTTGTTGAAGAACTCGCAAGAGGGGCTGAAATAGCTGCAGCCAGAGGAGAACAAAGCATGCTACACAGAATTTCCAAGCAGATCTGCGGCAAATACCATTCTACAGTCAGCCCACCAATCAGAAACAAAGAAGGAAAGCTTCTTACAACTGAAGCAGAACAAGATGCAAGATGGGCTGAACATTTTAAAGAAGTACTGAACAGAAAATCACCAGAGGAAAACGCTGATATTCCAGAAGGAGAGATAGACCTAGATATCAGCATCGAACTACCTACCAAAGAAGAAATTGTAGCAGCTATTAAGAAGCTGAAGAACAATAAAGCCCCAGGACTTGATAACTTAAATGCAGAATTATTCAAGACAGATCCAGAGACAGCAGCTGAAATATTGGAACCACTTTTTAGAACAATTTGGAGAAAAGCCTGCGTACCCGAGGAATGGACCAAAGGGGTGATTATCAAGATTCCAAAGAAGGGCAACCTAAGCGACTGTAATAATTGGCGCGGTATTACCCTTTTGTCAATCCCCAGCAAGATCCTTGCCAAAGTGATCATAAGCAGATTGTCTTCTGCAGTTGACTCAACATTGAGAAAGGAGCAGGCAGGATTTAGAAAAGGCAGGAGTTGTACAGAACAGATATTTGCTTTGCGGAACATCATCGAACAGAGTGCAGAATTGCAAAGACAACTCTATGTGAACTTTATAGATTTTGAGAAAGCATTTGATAGTGTACACAGGGATAGCTTGTGGCACATATTGAGGGCTTACGGAATCCCAAAACACCTGGTGAAGCTCATTAAAAGCTTCTACAAAAACTACAGCTGTTGTGTGGGTGGAAGCGACATTTGGTTTGAGGTAACGACCGGTGTCCGACAAGGCTGCGTGATGTCTGCATTACTCTTCAATCTTGTCATTGACTGGGTGATGCGACGCTCAACAGAGACAGGACATACCGGCATCAGATGGACGCTCTTCTCCACACTTGAAGATTTGGACTTTGCGGATGATTTGGCACTAATCTCCCACACCCATCAACATATGCAGGACAAAACCAATAAGTTAAACCAGTACAGTTCCCAAGTTGGTTTAAAGATCAACCAAAAGAAATCAGAGGTGATGACTATAAACACCACTACACAAGCTCCCATCAAGATCAATAATGACGAGATAACTTTTACTGAAAGCTTTGTGTATCTTGGTAGCATCATCACACCAGATGGTGGTAGTAAGAAGGACATTCAGAACAGATTGAATAAAGCAAGAAGTGCCTTTATCAGCATGAGCAACATTTGGAGGTCCTCACAGTACAGCGtgaaaactaaactaaaactcTACAACAGCTGCATTATACCAGTACTCCTATATGGAGCAGAATGCTGGCGAATGACGCAACAAGACCTTACAAAGCTGTCCACATTCCACACCAAGAGCCTCAGGAAAATACTAAAGATTTTCTGGCCAAACAAAATTTCTAACGAAGACCTACTGTCTCGCTGTAATCAAGAGAACATGCCCACAATTATTATGAAAAGACGCTGGCAATGGATTGGGCATGTGCTTCGAAAAGAGGATGGTTCCATAATTAAAACAGCCCTACATTGGACACCAGATGGAAGGAGAAAAAGAGGAAGGCCAAAAGTCACCTGGCGACGAATGGTGGAACAAGAACTGAAAGACCACCACCACACCTGGGGAACGATAGGCACTCTGGCCCAAGACCGACAAAAGTGGAAAGATTTTGTTGCTGCCCTATGCGCCTTCGGCGTTAAGGGCAGTAAGTAA
- the LOC135770784 gene encoding myelin-associated glycoprotein-like yields the protein MMDAYASSASDDSWNAEIPNSVVGLSGSCVVIPCKFNYPDGKTHNEFTGIWYKDSSDIIYHKETSKIISKFRGRTTLLGDLHHKNCTLKINSLHHSDAGSYMFRIEINDFNKYLYRENKVSISVKDLPEQPTISVKEELMSQREVTATCIVLHSCPSLPPRLTWSYEGTLTSNSQSQDHGQWRLTSSLTFTPSREDHNKPLNCSAEFSTGKKVTSTKTLKVKYPPYNVNVKSNSPVKENTSVELNCSCDSNPPASFQWISLNGSVLANGPTYKLNQVSRYTEAIFCTASNTEGQNNSSPQRINVLYPPEIKNESSCKSEPFSAIVCVCIVDSNPPSEVKWFDPSTAFPSSSIEQNGFLTIFNLQGWLGFPHAVQCSASNSEGNSVITIQVHYHGMIIYIAVATAAVLVTLVIISVCVAKRYRKRHKTNDIYTNYQDDPRVNMNWRCDDKHLPCERDEDEAIYANTLK from the exons ATGATGGACGCTTATG CATCATCTGCTAGTGATGACTCTTGGAATGCTGAAATACCAAATTCAGTAGTGGGTCTGTCTGGATCATGTGTGGTGATCCCTTGTAAGTTCAACTACCCAGATGGAAAGACACACAATGAATTTACAGGAATCTGGTACAAAGATTCATCTGACATAATCTACCACAAAGAGACTTCAAAAATCATCAGCAAATTCAGGGGTCGCACAACTCTTCTTGGTGATCTGCATCACAAAAATTGCACTTTGAAAATCAACTCTTTACATCACAGCGATGCTGGATCGTACATGTTTCGCATCGAGATCAATGATTTCAACAAGTACTTATACAGGGAAAATAAAGTTTCTATTTCAGTGAAAG ATTTACCTGAACAACCCACCATCTCAGTGAAGGAGGAATTGATGTCACAAAGAGAAGTGACCGCTACCTGTATCGTGTTACATTCCTGCCCGTCTCTCCCGCCACGTCTCACCTGGAGCTATGAAGGCACTCTCACGAGTAACTCTCAGTCACAAGACCACGGTCAATGGAGATTAACATCATCTCTGACCTTCACACCCTCCAGAGAAGATCATAATAAACCTCTCAACTGCTCTGCAGAATTCAGTACTGGAAAGAAAGtgaccagcaccaaaacacttAAAGTTAAAT ATCCTCCATATAATGTAAATGTGAAGAGTAACTCCCCGGTGAAGGAGAACACATCTGTTGAACTGAACTGCTCCTGTGACAGTAATCCACCAGCTAGTTTCCAGTGGATTAGTTTAAATGGATCTGTGTTGGCTAATGGACCCACCTATAAACTGAATCAAGTGTCCCGATATACTGAAGCCATATTCTGCACCGCCAGTAACACAGAGGGACAAAACAACTCCAGTCCTCAGAGGATTAATGTGTTGT ATCCTCCTGAGATTAAAAACGAGTCTTCCTGCAAATCAGAGCCTTTTTCTGCCATAGTCTGTGTTTGTATCGTGGACTCCAACCCACCCAGTGAAGTCAAGTGGTTTGATCCCTCGACAGCTTTCCCCAGCTCTAGCATTGAACAAAATGGTTTTCTTACCATCTTTAACCTTCAGGGGTGGCTGGGTTTCCCCCATGCTGTACAGTGCTCTGCCAGTAACAGCGAGGGAAACTCGGTCATAACTATCCAAGTGCATTATCATG GTATGATCATATATATTGCGGTTGCCACAGCTGCTGTTTTAGTTACTTTAGTGATCATTTCAGTTTGTGTAGCCAAAAGATACCG caaaagacATAAAACCAATGACATTTACACAAACTACCAAGATGACCCACGTGTTAATATGAACTGGAGG TGTGATGACAAGCATCTGCCATGCGAGCGAGATGAAGACGAAGCAATCTACGCtaacacattaaaataa